The Streptococcaceae bacterium ESL0687 genome has a segment encoding these proteins:
- a CDS encoding DNA repair exonuclease yields the protein MKFLHVADLHLDREFEGLRQELSYRPYQILEDIIDFALAENLDFVIFAGDNFHQSKPSIKMQNYFMTQLERLKEQGIKVFLIFGNHDYYREDVYWFNFPSNVEVFYKEEVESKSFENAQGERAIISAFSYNHAHIGDNKIKDYPVRDAISDYHIGIFHGELGGENYAPTTLLDLKENNYDYWALGHIHLKTVLADNIIYPGTPLGRNSKEITSQIALVNLTKTSFNLEFIDLAQVHWVKKRINLLGVKNLTELTDRISTSLVDSSEIYSLYLENYKWIAKDLMEALENGELIDALMDQGMLIRKIVLLPLEEGNNSEKIALPISNLQLPKFEDLTEGLPNNKEIRQILSAEFFDDLDKNLASYIDDKFVFKKEGDFEA from the coding sequence ATGAAATTTTTGCATGTAGCAGATCTCCATTTAGACCGTGAATTTGAGGGTTTACGTCAGGAATTATCCTATCGTCCCTATCAAATCCTTGAAGATATTATCGATTTTGCACTGGCCGAAAATCTTGATTTTGTTATTTTCGCTGGAGATAACTTTCACCAGTCAAAACCTAGCATCAAGATGCAAAACTACTTTATGACTCAACTTGAACGTCTTAAAGAGCAGGGAATTAAGGTCTTTTTGATTTTTGGAAATCATGATTACTACCGGGAAGATGTCTATTGGTTTAATTTCCCTAGTAATGTTGAGGTTTTTTACAAGGAAGAAGTTGAAAGTAAATCCTTTGAGAATGCTCAAGGTGAACGGGCTATTATATCGGCATTTTCTTATAATCATGCCCATATTGGGGACAATAAAATCAAAGATTATCCAGTAAGAGACGCAATAAGCGATTACCATATTGGTATCTTCCACGGGGAGTTAGGCGGCGAAAATTACGCACCAACCACTCTTCTTGATTTAAAAGAAAATAACTATGATTACTGGGCTCTTGGGCATATTCACCTAAAGACTGTACTAGCAGATAATATCATCTATCCAGGGACTCCCCTTGGTCGTAATAGCAAGGAGATTACCAGTCAGATAGCCTTAGTTAATCTGACAAAGACATCTTTTAATCTTGAATTTATCGATTTGGCGCAGGTTCACTGGGTTAAAAAAAGGATTAACTTATTAGGGGTTAAAAATCTTACTGAGCTTACGGATAGAATCTCAACTAGTCTGGTTGATTCAAGTGAGATTTATAGTCTTTATCTTGAAAATTATAAGTGGATAGCTAAGGATTTGATGGAGGCCCTTGAAAACGGAGAACTCATTGATGCCCTGATGGATCAAGGGATGCTCATTCGAAAGATTGTCCTCCTTCCTTTAGAAGAGGGCAATAATTCTGAAAAGATTGCTCTTCCTATTAGCAATCTTCAACTTCCAAAATTTGAAGATTTAACAGAGGGTCTTCCCAATAATAAGGAAATAAGGCAGATACTATCAGCTGAATTTTTTGATGATCTTGATAAGAATCTAGCCTCATACATTGATGATAAATTCGTATTTAAAAAGGAGGGTGATTTTGAAGCTTAA
- a CDS encoding TatD family hydrolase: protein MIFDTHTHLNVEDFLGKTDEELELARQFDVTEMAVVGFDKPTIEESLALSKKYDNIYSIIGWHPTEAGDYDQAVEDYLLSKMDNKKVVGWGEIGLDYHWMTSPKEVQEAVFRRQIELSKQVNLPFIVHTRDAMDDTYGIIESAGVGPHGGIMHSFSGTLEEAQKFVDLGMYISISGVVTFKKATDLQEATAKLPLDKILVETDAPYLAPVPYRGKQNHTAYTKMVVEKIAELRGITYEEVARATAENAHRIFGLGPVTDQEIGL from the coding sequence ATGATTTTTGATACCCATACCCACCTTAATGTGGAAGACTTCCTTGGGAAAACGGACGAGGAATTGGAACTAGCCCGTCAGTTTGATGTGACTGAAATGGCTGTTGTTGGCTTTGACAAACCAACCATTGAAGAAAGCCTGGCTCTTTCTAAAAAATATGATAATATCTACAGCATCATCGGCTGGCATCCGACTGAGGCAGGAGACTATGACCAGGCGGTGGAAGACTACCTCCTGTCTAAGATGGATAATAAAAAAGTTGTCGGCTGGGGGGAAATTGGTCTCGACTACCACTGGATGACCTCACCAAAGGAAGTACAAGAAGCAGTCTTCAGAAGGCAGATTGAACTGTCTAAACAGGTAAATCTACCCTTTATCGTCCATACCAGGGACGCCATGGATGACACCTATGGAATTATCGAGTCCGCTGGCGTCGGTCCGCACGGTGGAATCATGCATAGCTTTTCAGGTACTCTGGAAGAGGCCCAAAAATTTGTTGACCTTGGCATGTACATCTCTATTTCAGGAGTAGTAACCTTTAAGAAGGCCACTGATCTTCAAGAGGCAACAGCCAAACTTCCGCTAGATAAAATCCTTGTGGAAACTGACGCCCCCTATCTGGCCCCAGTCCCTTACAGGGGTAAGCAAAACCACACGGCCTATACTAAGATGGTTGTGGAGAAAATTGCTGAGTTGCGGGGAATAACCTATGAGGAAGTGGCGCGTGCTACGGCAGAAAATGCCCACCGTATTTTTGGTTTGGGCCCTGTGACCGATCAAGAAATCGGACTCTAG
- the rpe gene encoding ribulose-phosphate 3-epimerase, whose protein sequence is MKIAPSILSADFGNFERDVKLLEAAGADYIHIDVMDGHFVDNLTFGAGVVKALRKSTRLVFDCHLMVENPDKYVEEFAEAGADILSVHAEATNHIHGTLQKIKAAGLKAGVVINPGTPVELISPVLSMVDQVLVMTVNPGFGGQKFIPECLDKVRLLKKIKDEHAYSYDIQVDGGVDDQTIKLCQSAGANVFVAGSYVFNGDLDQRIQSLKVALEKAL, encoded by the coding sequence ATGAAAATAGCACCATCAATATTAAGCGCAGATTTTGGAAATTTTGAACGTGATGTAAAGCTTCTTGAAGCAGCAGGAGCTGATTATATCCATATTGATGTTATGGATGGTCATTTTGTTGACAACCTAACCTTCGGTGCAGGTGTCGTTAAGGCTCTTAGAAAATCAACTAGGCTTGTATTTGATTGCCATTTGATGGTTGAAAATCCTGATAAGTATGTAGAAGAATTTGCAGAAGCAGGGGCTGATATTTTATCTGTTCATGCAGAAGCTACCAACCATATTCATGGTACCCTGCAAAAAATTAAGGCAGCTGGTCTTAAGGCAGGTGTCGTTATTAATCCAGGTACACCAGTTGAGTTGATTAGTCCAGTTCTTTCAATGGTTGACCAGGTATTAGTTATGACTGTAAATCCAGGTTTCGGTGGACAAAAATTCATTCCTGAATGCCTTGACAAGGTTCGCCTGCTTAAGAAAATTAAGGATGAACATGCCTATTCCTACGATATTCAAGTTGACGGTGGGGTTGATGATCAGACCATAAAACTTTGTCAAAGTGCTGGTGCAAATGTCTTTGTGGCAGGTTCTTATGTCTTTAATGGAGACCTCGACCAAAGAATTCAAAGTTTAAAGGTAGCCCTTGAAAAAGCGCTTTAG
- the rsmA gene encoding 16S rRNA (adenine(1518)-N(6)/adenine(1519)-N(6))-dimethyltransferase RsmA, with protein sequence MSNIADYQNTRAILERHGFSFKKSLGQNFLTDPNILAKITETADLSREVNVIEIGPGIGALTEFLAREAAEVMAFEIDDRLIPILKETLSPYDNVQVVNEDILKADLRSQIKNFKNPDLPIKVVANLPYYITTPILMHLIESQIPFAEFVVMMQKEVADRISAKPNTKAYGSLSIAVQYYMEASVAFIVPRTVFIPAPNVDSAILKMVRRPEPLVKVDNESFFFRVTKLAFLHRRKTLWNNLLASFGKDDEVKEKLTKALEEVDIKPSIRGEALSIEDFARLANALYKYWK encoded by the coding sequence ATGAGTAATATCGCAGACTATCAAAATACAAGAGCAATCTTAGAGCGCCACGGCTTTTCCTTCAAGAAAAGTCTTGGGCAAAACTTTTTAACAGACCCCAATATTTTAGCTAAGATCACTGAAACGGCCGACCTTAGTCGTGAAGTCAATGTAATTGAAATCGGCCCTGGTATCGGAGCCTTGACTGAATTTCTGGCCCGTGAGGCAGCAGAAGTTATGGCCTTTGAAATCGACGACCGCCTGATTCCAATCCTTAAGGAAACGTTGAGCCCTTATGACAATGTTCAAGTGGTCAATGAAGACATCCTAAAGGCTGATTTAAGAAGTCAAATCAAGAACTTCAAAAATCCAGATCTTCCAATCAAGGTTGTAGCAAATCTTCCTTATTACATCACAACGCCAATCCTTATGCATCTGATTGAGAGCCAGATTCCATTTGCGGAATTTGTCGTTATGATGCAAAAAGAGGTTGCGGATCGAATCAGTGCAAAACCTAATACCAAGGCTTATGGAAGCCTAAGTATCGCCGTTCAATATTACATGGAGGCTTCAGTTGCCTTTATCGTACCGCGTACGGTCTTCATTCCAGCTCCAAATGTGGACAGTGCCATCCTTAAGATGGTCCGCCGTCCTGAGCCCCTTGTGAAGGTGGACAATGAGTCATTCTTCTTTAGGGTGACAAAACTAGCCTTTTTACACCGCAGAAAGACCCTTTGGAACAACCTTTTGGCATCCTTTGGAAAAGATGATGAGGTCAAAGAAAAACTAACTAAGGCCCTTGAAGAGGTTGATATCAAGCCAAGTATTCGGGGAGAGGCCTTGAGTATCGAGGATTTTGCCCGTCTGGCAAATGCCCTTTATAAATATTGGAAATAA
- the rnmV gene encoding ribonuclease M5, with translation MKPEEKIKISEVVVVEGKDDTRRLKQFFEVDTYETRGSAITDEDLEKIEILDQLRGVIVFTDPDFSGEKIRKRIVQALPSVKQAFLRREEARPSSHSKGRSLGVEHASFEDLKMALSGAHNAREDFPEIPQAVLRELGLIMSDDGKSRREYLGEELRIGYTNAKQLPKRLALFAIDEEEVRKVMKEYNE, from the coding sequence ATGAAGCCAGAAGAAAAAATCAAAATTTCTGAAGTTGTAGTGGTGGAAGGTAAGGACGACACGAGGAGGCTGAAGCAGTTTTTCGAGGTCGACACCTATGAGACCAGAGGCTCTGCCATAACGGATGAAGATCTTGAAAAAATTGAAATATTAGACCAGCTCCGTGGAGTTATTGTCTTTACAGACCCTGACTTTTCAGGTGAGAAAATCAGAAAGAGAATCGTCCAGGCCTTGCCATCAGTCAAGCAGGCCTTCTTAAGAAGAGAAGAGGCAAGACCTTCATCTCATTCAAAAGGACGGTCTCTGGGAGTGGAACATGCCTCTTTTGAAGATTTAAAAATGGCCCTGTCAGGTGCCCACAATGCCCGAGAGGATTTTCCGGAAATCCCGCAAGCTGTTCTTCGGGAACTGGGCCTTATCATGAGTGATGACGGCAAGAGCCGCCGGGAATATCTAGGTGAAGAGCTGAGAATTGGCTATACTAACGCTAAGCAGCTGCCCAAACGTTTAGCCCTCTTTGCCATTGACGAAGAAGAGGTAAGAAAGGTAATGAAAGAATATAATGAGTAA
- a CDS encoding glycogen/starch/alpha-glucan phosphorylase, translating into MELTKEQFIRDFKNQLHEDFMIKAKDATTDEHFVALAHLLKNYASNEWIKRRHDLKKDQEKTAYYFSIEFLPGRMLETNLLNMGILDLVQEALEELNINFDDLAASENDMALGNGGLGRLAAAFMDSLATISAPGFGNGIRYKYGLFKQKIVDGYQVELPDAWLGKDGNVWEIKKPHSAVNVRIYGDAFLYPNDDGSYDVLYKNHRNLRAVPYDIPQIGFQNGIVNNLRLWDVEIPEEDELRYPTIESRRQVEDITNILYPDDTSYEGKSLRLIQEYFMVSAGLQTIVENYLKMGLPLKDIHQKVAVHINDTHPALAVPEFMRILMDEYRLNWEDAWHATVNTMSYTNHTILSEALEKWETNLFLGILPRIYQIVSEIDNRYISEVSKKFDCQVVENTRIIKNDQIHMANLAIIGGHSINGVAKLHTELLIDDVLKNFYQVYPEKFNNKTNGIVVRRWSQIANPLMSEKIDQLIGSDWRKDIHQIQNLENFIDQKEVLEDFYTVKRDNKKRLADYIENTQGIKVNPDAIFDVQVKRLHAYKRQLLNLLHIIKLYWDLKDNPDLDMTPRVFIFGAKAAPGYKFAKAVIKLINEVANLVNNDSEIKDKIKVVFLENYNVTLAELIIPAADVSEQISTAGKEASGTSNMKFMMNGAITLATLDGANIEIKDAVGDDNIVIFGMNTEEVYKHYENHDYNSRAIYENNPVIRRVVDSFINGSIPNSEREGQEIYDALILNNDEYFLLGDFESYVKAQEYIDQIYRDKYLWTKKAMHNIAKSDRFSSDDTIRLYADEIWKIKHN; encoded by the coding sequence ATGGAACTTACAAAAGAACAATTTATTCGCGATTTTAAAAATCAGCTACATGAAGATTTCATGATCAAGGCAAAAGATGCTACAACAGACGAACACTTTGTAGCCCTTGCTCACCTACTCAAAAATTATGCCAGTAATGAATGGATTAAAAGACGCCACGACTTAAAGAAAGATCAAGAGAAAACAGCCTACTACTTTTCAATTGAATTTCTACCTGGAAGGATGCTTGAAACCAACCTACTAAATATGGGAATTCTTGACTTGGTTCAGGAGGCCTTGGAAGAGCTTAATATTAATTTCGATGACCTAGCAGCGTCTGAAAATGATATGGCCCTTGGAAATGGTGGTCTGGGTCGTCTGGCTGCAGCCTTCATGGATTCTCTTGCTACTATTTCAGCTCCAGGTTTTGGAAATGGAATTCGTTACAAATACGGCCTGTTCAAGCAAAAAATTGTTGATGGTTATCAGGTTGAACTTCCAGATGCCTGGCTGGGCAAGGACGGAAATGTCTGGGAGATTAAAAAACCTCACTCAGCTGTTAACGTGCGTATCTACGGAGATGCCTTCTTATATCCAAATGATGACGGTTCATACGATGTTCTTTATAAGAACCATCGTAATCTAAGGGCTGTTCCTTATGACATCCCGCAAATTGGTTTCCAAAATGGGATTGTTAACAACCTTAGACTTTGGGACGTTGAAATCCCTGAAGAAGATGAACTTCGTTACCCAACAATTGAGAGCAGGAGGCAGGTCGAAGATATTACAAATATTCTTTACCCAGATGACACCTCTTATGAAGGAAAATCACTTCGCCTAATTCAGGAATACTTCATGGTTTCAGCAGGTCTTCAAACAATTGTTGAAAATTACCTTAAAATGGGACTTCCACTAAAAGATATCCACCAAAAGGTAGCTGTCCATATCAACGATACCCATCCAGCCCTTGCTGTACCAGAATTCATGCGTATCCTAATGGATGAGTATAGACTTAATTGGGAGGACGCCTGGCATGCTACTGTAAATACCATGAGCTATACCAACCATACTATCTTGTCAGAGGCGCTAGAAAAATGGGAAACCAATCTCTTCCTAGGAATCCTGCCTCGTATCTACCAAATCGTAAGTGAGATTGACAACCGCTATATTTCAGAGGTAAGTAAAAAGTTTGACTGCCAGGTAGTTGAAAATACTCGTATCATCAAAAATGATCAAATTCATATGGCAAATCTTGCTATTATTGGGGGACATTCCATTAATGGGGTAGCAAAACTTCATACAGAACTTCTCATTGATGATGTCCTAAAGAATTTCTATCAGGTCTATCCTGAAAAATTCAACAATAAAACCAATGGTATCGTTGTTCGTAGATGGTCACAAATCGCAAATCCTCTGATGTCTGAAAAAATTGACCAACTTATTGGAAGTGACTGGCGAAAAGATATCCACCAAATTCAAAATCTAGAGAATTTTATCGACCAAAAAGAGGTGCTTGAAGATTTTTATACCGTCAAAAGAGACAACAAAAAACGTCTGGCTGACTATATCGAAAACACCCAAGGGATTAAGGTCAATCCTGATGCTATTTTCGATGTCCAGGTCAAACGGCTTCATGCTTACAAGCGTCAGCTGCTAAACCTCCTTCATATAATCAAGTTGTACTGGGATCTTAAGGATAACCCAGATCTTGATATGACTCCGCGCGTCTTTATTTTTGGTGCCAAGGCAGCACCTGGTTATAAATTTGCTAAGGCTGTTATTAAACTTATCAACGAGGTCGCAAATCTTGTTAATAATGACTCTGAAATCAAGGATAAGATTAAGGTTGTCTTCCTAGAAAACTACAATGTAACCCTTGCTGAGTTAATTATTCCAGCTGCTGATGTGTCAGAACAAATTTCAACAGCAGGTAAAGAGGCCAGCGGAACTTCTAATATGAAATTTATGATGAACGGGGCCATAACACTTGCTACCCTTGACGGAGCAAACATTGAGATTAAAGACGCCGTTGGTGATGATAATATTGTAATCTTTGGAATGAATACAGAAGAAGTTTATAAACACTATGAAAATCATGACTATAATTCAAGGGCTATCTATGAAAATAACCCTGTAATTCGTAGGGTTGTTGATAGCTTTATTAATGGATCTATCCCTAATTCAGAGCGTGAAGGTCAAGAAATATATGATGCCTTGATTCTAAATAACGATGAATACTTCCTACTTGGGGACTTTGAGAGTTACGTCAAAGCCCAAGAATACATTGATCAAATCTACCGTGATAAATATTTATGGACTAAAAAAGCCATGCATAATATTGCCAAGTCAGACCGCTTCAGCTCTGACGATACCATTAGACTTTATGCAGATGAAATATGGAAGATTAAACATAATTAA
- a CDS encoding 3'-5' exoribonuclease YhaM family protein, translated as MTFLKDLSVGDHFEGFYLIKSAEVRKTRAGKNYMAMTFQDRTGTISGNLWDAQPHNVEEFIPGRVVYMRATKELYNGMPQVNQIFLRLPENTEPNDPADFKEKPPVSAEELRNYVQNVIFKIENGNWNRIVRHIFKKYDEEFFKYPAAKVNHHAFETGLAFHTVTMIQLAEKITEIYPQLNQSLMYAGILLHDMAKTIELSGVTNTTYTLAGNLIGHIVLIDEEVSKAVAELKIDEMDEDVILLRHVLLSHHGLLEYGSPVRPHIMEAEIIHMIDNLDASMMMMTTALNQVEPGEMTPRIFALDNRNLYKPHFDDKKLK; from the coding sequence ATGACATTTTTAAAAGATTTATCGGTGGGTGACCACTTTGAAGGTTTTTATCTTATAAAATCTGCAGAAGTTCGAAAGACTAGGGCAGGTAAAAACTATATGGCTATGACCTTCCAGGATAGGACAGGAACCATATCAGGAAATCTTTGGGACGCACAGCCCCATAATGTGGAAGAGTTTATCCCTGGACGAGTTGTTTATATGAGAGCAACCAAAGAGCTTTACAATGGAATGCCTCAGGTGAATCAAATTTTCCTTCGTCTACCAGAAAACACAGAACCAAATGATCCAGCTGACTTTAAAGAAAAACCACCAGTTTCAGCTGAAGAATTAAGGAACTATGTTCAAAATGTTATTTTCAAGATTGAAAATGGCAACTGGAACCGAATTGTTCGCCATATTTTCAAAAAATACGATGAAGAATTCTTTAAATATCCAGCCGCAAAGGTTAACCACCATGCCTTTGAAACAGGGTTGGCTTTTCATACGGTAACAATGATTCAATTAGCGGAAAAGATAACAGAAATTTATCCGCAATTAAATCAAAGTTTAATGTATGCAGGAATTCTCCTTCATGATATGGCAAAAACAATTGAATTGAGCGGGGTAACTAATACAACCTATACCCTTGCAGGAAATTTAATTGGCCATATTGTTTTAATCGATGAAGAGGTATCAAAGGCTGTTGCTGAGCTTAAAATTGACGAAATGGATGAGGATGTAATCTTGTTACGCCACGTTCTTTTGAGCCACCACGGTTTACTGGAATACGGAAGCCCTGTTCGTCCTCATATCATGGAAGCTGAAATCATCCACATGATTGATAATTTAGATGCTAGTATGATGATGATGACAACTGCCTTGAATCAAGTTGAGCCAGGAGAGATGACTCCAAGAATATTTGCCCTTGATAATCGTAATCTTTATAAACCACATTTTGATGATAAAAAACTCAAATAA
- the rsgA gene encoding ribosome small subunit-dependent GTPase A: MIKKGRIIKSLAGFYYIEDQGKIERTRARGNFRKKDVKPVVGDFAEFTAGSKEDEEGYILKIEERKNSLVRPPIANIDQAVVVMSAVEPDFSLNLLDRFLVLLEHKDIKPLIYISKLDLLEDLSFFEKVQEDYKKIGYDIYFKPEELLPNFKDQVTVFMGQTGAGKSTLLNKIAPELLIATQEISDKLGRGRHTTRHVELFKVAGGWIADTPGFSSLDYEVKDAPGLNEAFIDIRHYSHGCKFRECTHTHEPSCAVKEAVAKGEILQSRYDDYLQLLSEVQNQRQVYAKNRSKKG, encoded by the coding sequence ATGATAAAAAAAGGAAGAATTATTAAATCTCTTGCTGGATTTTACTATATTGAAGACCAGGGGAAGATTGAAAGAACACGTGCGCGTGGAAATTTTAGGAAAAAAGATGTTAAGCCAGTTGTTGGTGATTTTGCGGAATTTACAGCTGGTTCCAAGGAAGACGAAGAAGGCTATATTCTAAAAATTGAAGAGAGAAAAAACTCACTAGTTCGCCCACCGATTGCCAATATTGATCAGGCTGTTGTAGTTATGAGTGCCGTTGAGCCAGACTTTTCACTAAATCTTTTGGATCGTTTTTTGGTCTTATTAGAACATAAGGATATTAAACCCCTTATCTATATTAGTAAACTTGATCTTTTAGAAGATCTTAGTTTTTTTGAAAAGGTCCAAGAAGACTATAAAAAAATTGGCTATGATATCTACTTTAAGCCAGAGGAGCTTCTGCCAAACTTTAAGGACCAGGTGACAGTTTTTATGGGTCAAACTGGGGCTGGAAAATCAACCCTCTTGAATAAGATTGCCCCTGAACTGCTAATTGCGACTCAGGAGATATCTGACAAGTTAGGTCGTGGTCGTCATACAACCCGTCATGTGGAGCTGTTCAAGGTTGCAGGGGGATGGATTGCAGATACACCAGGATTTAGCTCCCTTGACTATGAGGTTAAAGATGCCCCGGGGCTCAATGAAGCCTTCATTGATATCCGCCACTACAGTCATGGTTGTAAGTTTCGTGAGTGTACCCATACCCATGAGCCAAGTTGTGCGGTTAAAGAAGCGGTAGCTAAGGGTGAAATTCTTCAAAGTAGATATGATGATTACTTGCAGCTTCTGTCTGAGGTTCAAAATCAGAGGCAGGTTTATGCAAAAAATAGGAGTAAGAAAGGTTAA
- a CDS encoding AAA family ATPase, whose amino-acid sequence MKLKKVEIDGFGKLVNRSYEFEELTIFMGANEAGKSTLLSFIKYMIFGFENKTTKNRDFTPKDSRVYGGRIYLEIDGKDLVIERIKLSKSGSQNFEGRYIASGQKLTETDWQDLVSPMTPKLFDQIYSVTQDNLQINQEKDYDEESLEEKWRMALTTGSVELYTEEQEILREKNQIYTSPRALTKPLNKLLLHVDQIKEKILAKEAEELTLAPLIKAGARREQEIKESRLKLAELEGDKRFLQAKLAAKVDYLELTNLRDQLKVEAERQEKIDYDKLLASYHNFEILQSRIGRLEDKIAANERQLEKFNNPRDNFLLEDDTRSLIRQIELLYPEVIGKKEKQVKTIERSNTLLLGLMFIVLATLVGLIFLPAGMKIFLSILLVFEIIFSMVYLLTSSKKWGKINEEAKNSQATKDYFELTDYFRDWYRLPEGIEGRYNLILEIKERILELIFNYESLDNRENDRQLKNLYAKSDVYLRENPQLDQVQEEIKLHETFIQQKKYLVQEERRLDQLFDFGEKVEPDFDQMAKDKDSIDQKIDQLGNQLSEQIDQNSLILVKIDQQKSDQSLENLYQELELKRSELSDMLSDYLLKEGQIESLRAATQSLSTYSLPEILTKASHYLSILTDGKWEELKISKGLLKVSGPSLKSIRLLDLSTGTRDQLQLAVRLAFIEAKNLNFPVFFDDSFLRYDGKRKENFIKLLEEFSESVQTFVFTSDEKFRNQGDLIEL is encoded by the coding sequence TTGAAGCTTAAAAAAGTTGAAATCGATGGATTTGGTAAACTAGTAAATCGCTCCTATGAATTTGAAGAACTAACAATCTTCATGGGTGCCAATGAAGCTGGAAAATCAACTCTTTTGTCCTTTATTAAATATATGATTTTTGGTTTTGAGAATAAGACCACTAAGAATAGGGATTTTACTCCAAAAGATAGTAGGGTTTATGGCGGAAGAATCTATCTTGAAATTGATGGCAAGGATCTTGTAATTGAAAGAATCAAGCTGAGTAAGAGCGGGAGCCAAAATTTTGAGGGTAGGTATATAGCTTCTGGTCAAAAATTAACGGAAACCGATTGGCAGGATCTGGTTTCTCCTATGACCCCTAAGCTTTTTGATCAGATCTACTCAGTAACCCAGGACAATCTTCAAATAAACCAGGAAAAAGATTATGACGAAGAGAGTTTGGAAGAAAAATGGCGGATGGCTTTGACCACAGGTTCAGTCGAACTCTACACTGAGGAGCAGGAAATCCTTAGGGAAAAAAATCAGATTTATACTAGTCCAAGAGCTTTGACTAAGCCTCTAAACAAACTTCTTTTACATGTTGACCAGATTAAGGAAAAAATTCTTGCAAAGGAAGCAGAAGAACTTACTTTGGCGCCTCTGATTAAGGCGGGAGCAAGGCGGGAGCAGGAAATCAAGGAAAGTCGTCTGAAACTAGCTGAGCTGGAAGGAGACAAGAGGTTTTTACAGGCAAAACTGGCTGCGAAGGTTGATTATTTAGAGCTTACAAATCTAAGGGACCAGCTAAAGGTTGAGGCAGAAAGGCAGGAAAAAATTGACTATGATAAGTTACTTGCCAGCTACCATAATTTTGAAATCTTGCAGTCGCGAATAGGAAGGCTTGAGGATAAGATTGCTGCCAATGAAAGGCAACTTGAAAAATTTAATAATCCTAGGGACAATTTTTTATTAGAAGACGATACAAGGAGTCTGATTAGGCAGATTGAGCTTTTATATCCAGAGGTTATTGGAAAAAAAGAAAAGCAGGTTAAAACTATTGAAAGAAGTAATACCCTTTTACTGGGCTTAATGTTTATTGTTCTAGCTACCTTAGTGGGCCTTATCTTTTTACCTGCTGGAATGAAGATCTTTTTATCAATTTTGCTCGTTTTTGAAATTATTTTTAGCATGGTTTACCTGCTTACAAGTTCAAAAAAATGGGGCAAAATAAATGAGGAAGCAAAAAATAGTCAGGCTACTAAGGATTACTTTGAACTAACTGACTACTTTAGGGACTGGTACCGCCTGCCAGAAGGCATTGAAGGGCGCTATAATCTAATTCTTGAAATCAAGGAAAGGATTTTAGAGCTTATCTTCAATTATGAAAGTCTGGATAACCGGGAAAATGACCGGCAACTTAAAAACTTGTATGCCAAGTCTGATGTCTACCTAAGGGAAAACCCGCAGTTGGATCAAGTTCAAGAGGAAATAAAACTTCATGAGACTTTCATCCAGCAAAAAAAATACCTCGTCCAGGAGGAAAGAAGGTTGGATCAGCTTTTTGATTTCGGAGAAAAAGTTGAGCCTGATTTTGATCAAATGGCTAAAGATAAAGATTCGATTGACCAAAAGATTGATCAGCTGGGAAATCAATTAAGTGAGCAGATTGACCAAAATAGTTTAATTTTGGTTAAGATCGACCAGCAAAAGTCTGATCAAAGTTTGGAAAATTTATACCAAGAGCTTGAGCTGAAAAGAAGTGAACTTTCAGATATGCTTTCAGATTACTTGCTCAAGGAAGGGCAGATTGAAAGCTTGAGGGCTGCAACCCAAAGTTTATCAACCTATAGTCTTCCAGAAATTTTAACCAAGGCTAGCCACTACCTGTCTATTTTGACAGATGGCAAGTGGGAGGAACTTAAGATTTCTAAGGGACTTTTAAAGGTTAGTGGACCAAGTCTTAAGAGTATCAGATTACTTGATCTTTCAACTGGAACAAGAGATCAGCTTCAATTAGCTGTGAGACTGGCCTTTATTGAAGCTAAAAATCTTAATTTTCCGGTCTTTTTTGATGATAGTTTCCTAAGGTATGACGGAAAACGCAAGGAAAATTTCATTAAATTATTGGAGGAATTTTCGGAGAGCGTACAAACATTTGTCTTTACAAGTGATGAAAAATTTAGGAATCAAGGAGATTTAATAGAATTATGA